A single region of the Chloroflexota bacterium genome encodes:
- a CDS encoding CPBP family intramembrane metalloprotease, whose translation MTTIKAFIKRHPVLTYYILVFAISWGGILILIGGPGNIPGTKEQAEKLFIPALLVMFSGPFISGILMNFFVDGKVGLRKLLLRLLQWRVKARWYAVAVLTGPLLVAVVLFTLSLFNKAFLPGIVTTNDKIGSLIFGIGWGLVGGGLLEETGWTGFAVPKLRQRYSILSAGLVVGILWGIWHFMIAFWASNYLGGVDSWVMFVAGFLAFYLLALPAYRVLLVWVFDRTGGNLPVIMLMHAFLSASTLIFQPSAAGEIAFIWNFVFGLVLWIVVAIVAVKNRGQLLQKPVS comes from the coding sequence ATGACGACTATTAAGGCTTTCATCAAGAGACACCCGGTGTTGACTTACTATATTCTAGTGTTTGCTATCTCATGGGGTGGCATCCTAATTCTCATTGGTGGACCAGGCAATATCCCAGGCACCAAAGAACAAGCTGAGAAATTATTTATACCCGCACTCCTCGTTATGTTTTCCGGTCCGTTCATCTCAGGTATCCTTATGAATTTCTTCGTCGATGGCAAGGTAGGCCTGCGCAAGCTTTTATTGCGGTTATTGCAGTGGCGGGTTAAAGCTCGTTGGTACGCTGTAGCGGTGTTGACGGGCCCGCTTCTCGTGGCTGTGGTACTCTTTACGTTATCGCTTTTCAACAAAGCATTTCTTCCCGGGATCGTCACGACAAATGACAAAATTGGATCGCTGATATTCGGTATTGGATGGGGGCTTGTGGGTGGTGGATTGCTGGAAGAAACCGGTTGGACCGGATTTGCAGTACCTAAGTTGCGGCAGCGGTATAGTATTTTATCCGCTGGCCTAGTCGTTGGTATTCTTTGGGGTATATGGCATTTCATGATAGCTTTTTGGGCAAGTAATTATTTGGGCGGCGTTGACTCATGGGTTATGTTTGTGGCGGGATTTCTTGCTTTTTATCTACTAGCGCTTCCGGCATATAGAGTGCTTTTGGTGTGGGTTTTTGACCGTACCGGAGGAAACCTACCCGTGATAATGCTTATGCACGCTTTTCTTTCCGCCAGTACACTAATCTTCCAGCCGTCAGCGGCCGGAGAGATCGCTTTTATATGGAATTTCGTGTTTGGTCTAGTATTATGGATCGTCGTTGCTATAGTCGCCGTGAAAAACCGCGGACAGCTATTACAGAAACCAGTTTCTTAA
- a CDS encoding DUF998 domain-containing protein encodes MNKTITKVLLICGIVAPLLRVITDLLSARWYPGYSLRDQTMSQLAAVGAPTQQFQIVLLAIFNLLIIAFGAGVWKSAEGKRSLSITAIIIILFGVTALITLLFPQTAMQLEEGLAPQMVHIIVTAMGILLIVLFIGFGAAAYGIGFRIFSAAMIITLLLFGFLAATKAPQAVQFAYPWMGIMERMSYYSYLLWILVFAVVLLRAQGTAPKDNS; translated from the coding sequence ATGAACAAAACAATAACAAAGGTTTTGCTCATCTGCGGAATTGTCGCTCCGTTACTTCGCGTTATTACTGATTTGCTTTCGGCTAGGTGGTATCCAGGTTATAGCTTGCGTGACCAGACCATGAGCCAGCTTGCAGCTGTCGGAGCTCCGACTCAACAATTTCAGATTGTTCTTCTTGCAATATTTAATTTACTTATTATCGCCTTTGGAGCAGGCGTATGGAAATCTGCCGAAGGAAAACGCTCTTTAAGTATAACGGCAATTATAATAATACTGTTCGGGGTAACAGCATTGATTACCTTGCTATTTCCACAAACAGCGATGCAGTTGGAAGAGGGTCTGGCTCCTCAGATGGTTCACATAATAGTTACGGCTATGGGCATTTTACTGATTGTATTATTTATCGGATTTGGAGCTGCGGCATACGGAATAGGTTTCCGCATCTTTTCAGCGGCAATGATTATAACTTTGCTTCTTTTCGGGTTTTTGGCGGCCACAAAAGCGCCTCAAGCCGTGCAATTCGCTTATCCTTGGATGGGAATTATGGAGCGCATGAGTTACTATTCCTATCTATTGTGGATTTTAGTATTTGCCGTTGTTCTTTTGCGTGCTCAAGGTACTGCACCCAAAGATAACTCTTAA